Within the Salinibacterium sp. TMP30 genome, the region ATTAAAACTACGGCGTTAAACGGGTGCGGTCAAACCACACTTTGCACAACGGCGCATTATCCACACAGAATACCTCGCTATTGGTAACGACATGCTGTGGACAACTAAGGTGTGAGTCAGTGTACAAAGGCTTCACAACGCCAGTAAATCAGCGAAAATAGCTGTTCTCAACAGTGGATAAGCCTGTGAGTAAATAGCATCAATGGATGGGGTAAGAATGTCGGAAACACCCGACCCGACTAATGAACTGTGGCACATGGTTCTCGCGCAGCTCAATGGAGATGAGCGCATCACTCCGCAACTACAAGGTTTCGTGAGCCTGGTTGAACCGAAAGGTGTCATGGCCGGCACCCTCTATCTCGAGGTTCCCAATGAACTCACTCGAGGCATGCTCGAACAGCGACTTCGACAACCACTCCTCGACGCTGTCGCTGCGCTCAGTAGCGAGCACGGCATCAACAACTTCGCCACTGTCGTCAACCCCGATATACGACAAGACTCCCTTACTCAAGAAATTCCGCGTACTGAACAGCCGTACATCGAGCCAACACCACCAACGTCGATCGAACAGTCAGTACCTCGGCGCAGTGATTCCCGACTCAACCCCAAGTACAGTTTCGACAACTTCGTTATCGGCGGTTCAAACAGATTTGCTCACGCTGCAGCCGTAGCTGTAGCCGAGGCACCGGCCAAGGCATACAATCCACTCTTCATCTATGGCGGTTCGGGTCTCGGTAAAACTCACCTTCTTCACGCCATCGGACACTACGCCGAGAGCCTGTATCCAGGAATTCGAGTTCGCTACGTGAGCTCCGAAGAATTTACCAACGACTTCATCAACTCGATTGCCAATAACCGTGCTTCGGTCTTCCAATCTCGCTATCGAGAGATCGACATTCTGCTGATCGACGACATCCAATTCTTGCAGGGTAAGGATTCAACTCAAGAAGCGTTCTTCCACACCTTCAACACTCTCCACGATCACAACAAACAAGTGGTCATCACGAGCGACCTTCCCCCAAAACATCTCACCGGATTTGAAGACCGGATGCGTTCACGCTTCGAGTGGGGCCTGATAACCGACGTCCAGGCGCCTGATCTTGAAACACGTATCGCAATTTTGCGCAAGAAGGCTCAAAGCGAGAAAATGCAAGTCGGCAACGACATTCTCGAGTTCATGGCATCGAAAGTGTCGTCGAACATTCGTGAACTCGAAGGAACCCTCATTCGAGTCACCGCGTTCGCCAGTCTCAATCGCACTGAAGTCGACATGGCTCTGGTTCAGACGGTGTTGAAAGATCTGATCACGTTGGATGAAGACAACGTGATCGCGCCGGTCGACATCATTAATCACACTGCTGACTACTTCAAGCTGACAGTCGATGACCTCTACGGTTCTTCCCGCTCACAAGCAGTAGCAACGGCACGTCAGATTGCGATGTATCTCTGTCGCGAGATGACCAACCTCTCACTTCCCAAGATCGGCCAGCTCTTTGGTAATCGCGACCACACAACTGTCATGTACGCGAACAAAAAGATCACCGAGCTCATGAAAGAGCGTCGCTCGATCTATAACCAGGTCACTGAGCTCACGAGTCGTATCAAGCAGAACCACCGATTCGGTAAAAGTTAGCTATCCCTCCTTGGGGATAACTTGGGGATAACTCCTCCAACTCGCCGGAAAGATTGTTGATCATCGCACTCGTTCTGTGGAATTGCAGATTCTTGTCAGGTGAGTTTTCGCGACCAAGTGAACAATTCACCCCGTGTCGTCAACAAGTCACATGGATGTAGTTTCCCGTAGTTACAAGAAATCCCACTAGTTATTCACACAATCCACAACGGTTAAGAGTGTGACCTTTAATGAATGAAATTTGAATCCCTAATAACCTGTGGTTCGCAAGCGGATGGGCTGTGCCAGTATTAACGGCCAGAGCTTGATCCGGTTAGGGGTGGTTCATGAAGTTTCAGGTTAATCGTGATGTCTTCAGCGAGGCGGTTTCGTTTGCAGTCAAACTGCTGCCACAACGCACAACGCTGCCCATCCTCAGTGGCGTATTGATCGAGGCGACTGACGAAGGTCTCACCCTGTCGTCGTTTGACTACGAAGTTTCCGCCCGAACACAGATCACGGCAGAAGTTGATGAGCCTGGTCGAGTGTTAGTTTCGGGCAGACTTCTTGCCGAGATTGCGAGCCGACTTCCTAATGCCCCCGTGCGTTTCAGCACTGAAGACAACAAAATCACCGTCGCTTGTGGGACCGGTCACTTCACGTTGTCGAGCATGCCAGTGGAAGAGTATCCGACGCTTCCTCAAATCTCTGATCGTATGGGAACCCTCAAAGCTGATCTTTTTTCCGCTGCAATTGCTCAAGTTGCGGTCGCCGCTTCGAGAGACGACGTCACTCCCGTCATCACCGGAGTGCAGCTTGAAGTTTCCCAAAACAATATTTCACTTGTTGCGACCGACCGTTACCGGGTCGCTGTGCGTGACATCGAATGGGATGCCGGAGCCTCCGGTGTTGAATCTGCCACAGCACTTGTCCCCGCCAAGACTCTTGTTGAGGTGGGAAAGACTTTTGGAAACAGTGGCGAAATCTCAGTCGCTATTACCAGTTCGGATGAGCGCGAGCTGATTGCGTTCCAGGCCGACAAGAAAACTGTGACTTCCTTGCTCATCAAGGGGAACTTCCCGCCCGTGCGACGACTATTTCCCGACACTGTGGATAACTTTGCCGTGATGAACACTGCGGAGCTTATCGAAGCGGTGCGACGGGTCTCGCTTGTGCTTGAGCGCGAAGCTGCTCTTCGCTTCACTTTCACGACCGAAGGCGTGACCCTTGAGGCCATCGGGTCGGAGCAGGCCCAAGCATCCGAAACAATCGACGCGTTTTTGACCGGCGACGACACCGTAGTTTCACTCAAGCCGCAGTTCCTGATTGATGGGCTCAGTTCGGTTCACTCCGAGTTCGTGCGCATCTCATTTACGAAGACCGATAACCCTAACAAGCCTGGTCCGGTGCTTATCACGAGCCAGTCGTCCAAAGATCAACCAGGCAGTGACA harbors:
- the dnaA gene encoding chromosomal replication initiator protein DnaA, encoding MSETPDPTNELWHMVLAQLNGDERITPQLQGFVSLVEPKGVMAGTLYLEVPNELTRGMLEQRLRQPLLDAVAALSSEHGINNFATVVNPDIRQDSLTQEIPRTEQPYIEPTPPTSIEQSVPRRSDSRLNPKYSFDNFVIGGSNRFAHAAAVAVAEAPAKAYNPLFIYGGSGLGKTHLLHAIGHYAESLYPGIRVRYVSSEEFTNDFINSIANNRASVFQSRYREIDILLIDDIQFLQGKDSTQEAFFHTFNTLHDHNKQVVITSDLPPKHLTGFEDRMRSRFEWGLITDVQAPDLETRIAILRKKAQSEKMQVGNDILEFMASKVSSNIRELEGTLIRVTAFASLNRTEVDMALVQTVLKDLITLDEDNVIAPVDIINHTADYFKLTVDDLYGSSRSQAVATARQIAMYLCREMTNLSLPKIGQLFGNRDHTTVMYANKKITELMKERRSIYNQVTELTSRIKQNHRFGKS
- the dnaN gene encoding DNA polymerase III subunit beta — encoded protein: MKFQVNRDVFSEAVSFAVKLLPQRTTLPILSGVLIEATDEGLTLSSFDYEVSARTQITAEVDEPGRVLVSGRLLAEIASRLPNAPVRFSTEDNKITVACGTGHFTLSSMPVEEYPTLPQISDRMGTLKADLFSAAIAQVAVAASRDDVTPVITGVQLEVSQNNISLVATDRYRVAVRDIEWDAGASGVESATALVPAKTLVEVGKTFGNSGEISVAITSSDERELIAFQADKKTVTSLLIKGNFPPVRRLFPDTVDNFAVMNTAELIEAVRRVSLVLEREAALRFTFTTEGVTLEAIGSEQAQASETIDAFLTGDDTVVSLKPQFLIDGLSSVHSEFVRISFTKTDNPNKPGPVLITSQSSKDQPGSDNYKYLLQPNLLLR